A genome region from Euphorbia lathyris chromosome 4, ddEupLath1.1, whole genome shotgun sequence includes the following:
- the LOC136227403 gene encoding uncharacterized protein, protein MVGELSYYSVLGVTSDSSAHDIKQAYRRLTMQWHPDRWIRSPSHVLSEVKIKFQQIQQAYSVLSDEKKKHYMIWNCMKKEKMRR, encoded by the exons ATGGTTGGTGAGCTTTCTTATTACAGTGTTCTTGGAGTCACTTCAGATTCTTCTGCTCATGATATCAAACAAGCTTATCGCAGGCTGACTATG CAGTGGCATCCTGATAGGTGGATTAGAAGTCCCTCTCATGTTTTGAGTGAAGTCAAAATAAAATTCCAACAAATTCAACAGGCTTATTCAGTACTATCagatgaaaagaaaaagcattaTATGATATGGAATTGTATGAAGAAGGAGAAGATGAG GAGATGA